Proteins from a genomic interval of Synechococcus sp. A15-28:
- a CDS encoding FAD-dependent oxidoreductase → MSQRFDTIIVGAGAAGCILARGLADAGQGEVLLLESGTDGQEPRFVESGISNLFQSWFTEADWQLKTTPQVGLGGREVLINQGKVLGGGTAINAMMYVRGSRFNFEEWYQTTGGDSNWSPDQFQAMFKELEHCLGDYGEDVLRGKNGRMSINHPPRPSAASGSFLEACQALGYQRADFNGSQQNDRCDYMQLIIDAEAKRSSTANAYLRGVLPANLTVRCNSNVQSLLIENGRCLGVQLSSGETLETKHVILSAGALQSPGLLMKSGVGPKDSLESAGIPVKVDRPMVGRNLSDHMRVMVAYRSEADPGATDFLCEAALFTRSGLNAGLETDLQINFSAGVDGFVAEEFLPEGGLEHSVIFVPVLGRPRSRGSIRPVRSDEGVTFDINPAYLEDPTDLQVYQKGLEIVRQIASSDAMKPYCAEELCPADHFADADYLKKYATTIWHPVGTCAVGASEDAVCRPDFSVRGVEQLSVVDGSVLPSLTSGNPQGAIFAAASTAVKQFSL, encoded by the coding sequence ATGAGTCAGCGATTCGACACAATTATTGTAGGAGCCGGAGCAGCTGGTTGCATCTTGGCCCGTGGTCTTGCAGATGCAGGCCAAGGTGAGGTTTTGCTCTTGGAGTCCGGAACTGACGGTCAGGAGCCTCGCTTTGTTGAGTCCGGAATCTCAAATCTGTTCCAATCATGGTTCACAGAAGCCGACTGGCAGTTAAAAACCACCCCACAAGTCGGCCTGGGTGGCCGGGAAGTTTTGATTAATCAAGGCAAGGTCCTTGGAGGTGGAACGGCAATCAATGCCATGATGTATGTGCGTGGGAGTCGTTTTAATTTCGAGGAGTGGTATCAAACAACTGGTGGTGATTCGAATTGGTCTCCTGATCAATTTCAAGCAATGTTCAAGGAGCTGGAACATTGCCTAGGAGACTACGGGGAGGATGTGCTCCGTGGGAAAAATGGCCGGATGTCCATTAATCATCCTCCTCGCCCAAGTGCTGCGTCGGGTTCATTCCTTGAGGCCTGTCAGGCACTGGGTTATCAGCGTGCCGACTTCAATGGTTCTCAGCAGAATGACCGTTGCGACTACATGCAGCTGATCATTGATGCTGAAGCCAAACGTTCAAGCACTGCGAATGCATATTTAAGAGGTGTTCTTCCAGCCAATTTAACTGTGCGCTGCAATAGCAATGTTCAGTCGTTACTGATTGAGAACGGTCGCTGCCTCGGCGTTCAACTTTCCTCCGGTGAAACGCTGGAGACAAAACATGTCATCCTCAGCGCCGGGGCCTTGCAAAGCCCAGGCTTGTTGATGAAGTCAGGTGTTGGTCCCAAGGATTCACTTGAATCGGCGGGCATTCCTGTCAAAGTTGATCGTCCAATGGTCGGACGCAACCTTTCAGACCATATGCGAGTGATGGTGGCCTATCGCTCAGAGGCTGATCCGGGTGCAACCGATTTTCTTTGTGAAGCTGCGTTGTTTACACGCTCTGGCTTGAATGCCGGTCTAGAAACTGATTTGCAAATCAACTTCTCGGCTGGAGTCGATGGGTTTGTGGCCGAGGAGTTTCTGCCCGAGGGTGGTCTTGAGCATTCGGTGATTTTCGTCCCCGTTCTTGGGCGTCCTCGCAGCCGTGGCTCCATCCGGCCTGTACGCTCTGACGAGGGTGTGACCTTCGATATCAATCCTGCTTATCTGGAGGATCCAACGGATCTACAGGTTTATCAGAAGGGCCTTGAGATTGTTCGTCAGATTGCATCGTCAGATGCCATGAAGCCCTATTGCGCCGAGGAACTCTGTCCGGCTGATCATTTTGCTGATGCTGACTATTTGAAAAAGTACGCAACAACCATCTGGCATCCAGTTGGGACCTGTGCTGTGGGTGCATCGGAGGATGCGGTGTGTCGTCCAGACTTCAGTGTTCGCGGTGTAGAGCAATTGAGCGTTGTAGATGGATCCGTTTTACCTTCGCTGACGAGTGGTAATCCACAAGGGGCGATCTTCGCTGCTGCCAGCACGGCTGTGAAACAGTTCAGTCTATAA
- the gshB gene encoding glutathione synthase has translation MRQLFVLDPLPQIRPEKDSTAALMQASQRAGDDIWACTPSDLIARGDEPLAMAVPVTPDPWITVGAPERQSLAGFDVIWMRKDPPVDEAYLYATHLLEVAERAGVRVLNRPSALRAWNEKLGALRFSRWMAPTLVAGRVSELMAFARDQGDVVLKPLGGRAGLGVIRVQAEAPGLKALLELVTEQERLPVMAQRFLPDVTEGDKRILLVDGEPLGAVNRRPSAGEFRSNLAVGGQAEATELSERERQICSALAPALRAEGLFFVGIDVIGGMLSEINVTSPTGVREVERLMNQPLADQTIERLRQLL, from the coding sequence ATGCGCCAGCTGTTCGTGCTGGATCCGCTGCCGCAGATCCGGCCGGAGAAGGATTCCACCGCCGCCTTGATGCAAGCGTCCCAGCGCGCCGGGGATGACATCTGGGCCTGTACGCCGTCGGATCTAATTGCCCGAGGTGATGAGCCCCTGGCGATGGCGGTGCCGGTCACGCCGGACCCCTGGATCACCGTAGGAGCACCGGAACGTCAGTCCCTGGCTGGGTTCGACGTGATCTGGATGCGGAAGGATCCGCCGGTGGATGAGGCTTACCTTTACGCCACACACCTGTTGGAAGTGGCTGAGCGGGCCGGCGTTCGTGTATTGAACCGTCCCAGTGCGCTTCGGGCCTGGAACGAAAAGCTGGGTGCCCTGCGCTTCAGCCGTTGGATGGCCCCCACCCTGGTGGCCGGTCGGGTCAGCGAGCTGATGGCCTTCGCCCGGGATCAGGGTGACGTGGTGCTCAAGCCCCTGGGTGGTCGGGCCGGGCTCGGTGTGATTCGCGTGCAGGCTGAGGCCCCAGGCCTGAAGGCGTTGCTGGAGTTGGTGACGGAACAGGAGCGGTTGCCGGTGATGGCCCAGCGCTTTTTGCCCGATGTGACCGAGGGGGACAAGCGGATCCTGCTGGTGGATGGTGAACCTCTCGGTGCTGTGAACCGTCGCCCGTCGGCAGGGGAATTCCGCAGCAATCTGGCGGTGGGTGGCCAGGCCGAGGCGACGGAACTGAGCGAGCGGGAACGTCAGATCTGTTCCGCCCTGGCCCCGGCGCTGCGGGCGGAGGGATTGTTCTTTGTCGGCATCGATGTCATCGGCGGCATGCTCAGCGAAATCAACGTCACCAGCCCCACCGGCGTGCGCGAAGTGGAACGGTTAATGAACCAGCCATTGGCGGATCAAACGATCGAACGGTTGCGACAGCTGCTTTAA